In Calditerrivibrio sp., the following are encoded in one genomic region:
- a CDS encoding class I SAM-dependent methyltransferase: MDFYKMLYKYYDKLFPISNETYNFLKSFVDLESKILDIGSATGAYVNMFRHDGFEAVGLEYLSEFAKGYTVIMGDMHCLPFKKESFNFIYSIGNTLVHAKSRGDFCKIVTDCIELLKPQGVFLFQILNYGRILENRIDELPEINADDGEVRFKRRYCYSDPGKIKFIGEISIKGDCYNSDIDLIPITMDEIKWVANKAGVRFVQFFGDFDGSKFIKDDSFMLIPVFYK, from the coding sequence ATGGATTTTTACAAAATGCTTTATAAGTACTATGATAAGTTGTTTCCTATTTCCAATGAGACGTATAACTTTTTAAAATCATTTGTGGATTTAGAGTCCAAAATATTGGATATAGGTTCAGCTACTGGCGCCTACGTCAATATGTTTAGGCATGATGGGTTTGAAGCTGTGGGTTTAGAGTATCTTAGTGAGTTTGCTAAGGGGTATACCGTTATAATGGGGGATATGCACTGTTTACCGTTTAAAAAAGAAAGTTTTAATTTTATTTATTCCATAGGCAATACATTGGTGCATGCCAAGTCAAGGGGTGATTTCTGTAAAATTGTTACTGATTGTATTGAGCTTTTAAAGCCTCAAGGGGTTTTCTTGTTCCAAATACTAAATTATGGTCGTATCTTAGAAAATAGAATAGATGAACTACCTGAGATCAATGCTGATGATGGAGAGGTGAGGTTCAAAAGAAGATATTGTTACTCCGATCCAGGTAAAATAAAATTTATAGGTGAAATATCGATAAAAGGTGATTGTTACAACTCAGATATCGATCTTATCCCCATTACAATGGATGAGATCAAATGGGTGGCCAATAAGGCAGGAGTTAGGTTTGTGCAATTTTTTGGTGATTTTGATGGGAGCAAGTTCATAAAAGATGATAGTTTTATGCTCATACCAGTCTTTTATAAATAG